The genomic segment TTGTAATTGGTAATTTTTCTCCTGTAGCATTGCCACCCATTAAAACAGAAAAGTTTTCTTTGCCAGGACCAGCTGTAACTCGATGAGCGGGTTACAGCTGGTCCTGGCAAAGAAAAGGTCTTCCTGGTCTTCCTTTTTTACCTACTACTTTTACACGACTAGGATCTAGGCAGAACCTGGTTTCATCTAGATTATAAATCCTCTCAGGGGGTATATTCGAAGTGATTTCTCTTACCAAGTCAAAGGACTGTGCAATTACAAATGgatctatattttttttactgGCCAATTCAACTAATTAAGGCTTCTTTTGAGAAAGTCCATATCGGCGCTtgaaacttaaaaaataattatctcGCGGTATTGATTCTTTAAATGgagtttttatgttattttctgaCACATATTGTCCAATACCtaacaaaatttctttttttgaGAGGCCAAAACCCCATTTTTTCATGGTCTTAATATGGTCAGCAATTTTAGTCTCAATATCTAAAGGTAAAGCTGTTGGCCTACCCATAGTGGCACTTTTTTCGCCCCTTAATCCCTTGAGTCTTTTAAATAATGTTGATTTTGGAATGGGGTAATGTTTTGATGCTCTGTAGAGTGTCATTTGCTTAGATTTTACAGCTTCTACTGCTTCTCTTAAGGTTTCTTGAGAATATGTTGGCGGTGGTTTCTCTTTGACATAATTACAAACCATTGTAACTGCAAAAAAAATAAGTTAGAttaaactgttttaaataaaTGCTTGGAGAAAGTGGACACTAGTGTCCACTTTCCCCAATTTTGTGGGTTCCACTTTCCCCAAGCATAAATAAGAATAGGGCAAGTGGAACCTATCTGGATTTACAAAAACTATCTACACAAGTTAGTTTTAACCTacgtataaataaaatacaatataatTTTATTCCTTACCTAATGAAAATCGCTGTTAATTCGAATTCCTTGAATCAAAACCGTTGGCTTAAAGATAACAATTACAATTCGATGGTTAAATCAATACCGGCTTAATAGATAAACACTTGAATAGTTTTGCTTAACGACAGAATGATGACTGactccatggtacaatgaatacattGTACCATGGACTGACTCTGAGCGTCAGTGGTAATATTAACCTAGTGTGGATCGTTTTTGGTAAGATGGCAGTCACAGGACCTGATTATGATTTTTAAACACATAGTTTTCACTTCCCCCATATTTCCACTTGCCCCTGGGTAccttacaaaatttattaaaaaaaaatatatttaacaaaaataattaacattCTCTTTTCTATTTTCAGAATGTCCTGTCGACTAATTACATTTCTTTATACGATTTTATCTTGAATTATAACAATTAAATTCCCAGACTTGCCTCCACTAAGCTTAGTACTTACCCTGCCTTCCTCGGATTTCCTCTCCTAATCCTCCCAATAATTTGACAGTCCTTATTCTTTGTAATTTGTGATTATTATGTTGGCGTTGATCATTCACTGTCGTTGTTTAAAGCTAATCTCACAATGGTTTCACTTTTGACGTTTATTAGAATTACGGATTAGATTACCGGTAGTAATTAGGAAAATATTTGATTATTACACCAGTCGAATTTTAAACCCTATAATGTAGTAACAATAAGATTCGGATCGACGGAGAAACGATAAGGTAAAtatgtaaaaagtaaaaataagacAGATAAAGAGGATATATTAATTAATGAACATTTAACATCTACCAAATTAAGAAAATTGATCTTGACATCTTACTTtcaaaacagaaaataaaaagaattggGAAAGTATTTACTACTTTATATTTTAAAGTCCCTAGATGGTAGAAATAATCAGAACTGTGCTTGACCTAATTATTTTCGTAGGCAGGTTCTTTGCCGTGGcctttaaagtttaaaaaaaatctttagtTGCCACCTAAGGTCTATATAGAGAGTTCAAAGGGTCTCGATCAAAACTGCACTGCAAAGCATGCGAGCATAAATGCGATAGCCACAATTATACTGTACGCAAGTGATTGGTGTAaccaattatattatacataGTCTACGTCTACGATTTGTATATCCAGGAACTATCTGTACCATGTCTTGACACAGCTATCAAACAAATTTTGTTCGCTAAAAAActcatttcatatttttataaaactcaTTTTTGTATATGTAGTAcattaaaataaagttttcttcaaaaaaaagtTGTTAATCTCTGGTAAACAATTAAAATCAAAACCACTAGTAGTCAAAGTTTTAAGGTAGGTACACATAAATTTTTGAAACGGGGTTGTTTCCGTGACACTTTATAAAATCTCATTTTGTCGTTTTTATCTATCTAAGATTTTTAAGTTAAAATCTCATTTGCAAAATTATAACTCCccaaaaattaagtttaaataatGGCCTAAATTGTTTATAATGCTTTTCGTTAAAAACTTTGCGAGAAATGAATATAAAATATTGCCATTTCAATATTAGTTTAGCTGGCAATTTTtcacacatttaaaaaaaaaggttattctATAACCATTTGTGACCGTGGtagccattttttttttcagtaattcaccatttgtatatttattaatattaaaaaatgaaactGAGAATATTCAATACTTATACGTTAGTATGATTattatacaaattaaaaagagtctatttaatttttataaataactagTGGACcagacagacttcgttctgtcaaatagatttggaatattgcagtttatttctttaattctgaACAGAatcgtcaccatgatgatagggcggtgtgtgagggtcagctcggttGACCTTATTATCTTCGCTTTCACGAATTTTGGCCACctttttggacccactaaaaaccccgatTGGGATGTCTGCCACATTgctgaaaaataatctaaagcgATAGcgggaacctaaaggtgacaaatatttgttataaagtgggtgcttcaatgacaaaacatagagataattaattatttgttattattattattaacatagggttaataaccgatgtaataaataataatgaaataatacgtatatgaatcataattattaacaaaaatctgttttatttttattgtagtgcagCGGTTCTCAACCTTTTAGCACTGGCGCCCCCTTTGAACACTGAAGATAGCTCACGCCTCCCCTTCCGTCAATAATTGGTTGGTTCAAGTTAGAACAGTGAAATTGTGAAACTGACGATGCTAACTCTACGTTAGCAAAAGCTGGGATGCAAAATAAAAATCCAGATATATTTAAATACGAAAGTTTATTTGATGTCTCATTAAACTTAACACTGTTTATTTATTTgagaaaaagaatattaaaaaaatcaaatacgcGTATACAGTTGAAAGTCTTATATGAGTGTTTTTGCACTTTAAATGAGAGGGTTGGTATTGTCTGTTCTTGACAAGTTTTTCGATATTCAGTTGAAACTGTGTCAGAGCACACCTCAAGTCACTTTCAACGTCCAGCCTTAAAcggtatttttatttaatgtaagCCAATGCAGAAAAACTAGATTCGCAAAGATATGTGGATGAAAACTGGACTAATAACATGGCAGATACTAAAGCCACTTCTGGGTAAACAGGAAAGTAGATTAAACAAAATTCTTCCAAGTCCATGTTTGCAAAATCTGATTTTGCTTGTGAATTACATTTTAGGTCAATTGCCTGCTCTTGAAGAATCTCAACATCGATATGAAAAGGATCCCTTGTTAACTTAAATTCCCAGTTTTTCGAGCTAACATCTGAAAAGTACTTTCGAATTTGATTTTTCAGTTCTTCCAAATGCCGTGATATGACGTCTTTCAAATCCGAAACTAGATGTAGTGGAAGGGTTTGAATATCATTAAGGAGGTCGTTCAGTTTAGGAAAAGAGGAAATGTTTGGCTTGGAACTGTAAAGGCGTCGTTGCCAAAGCGATATTTTTTCTATAACCCCCTTAATTGCATCATAAGTGTTTAAGAGGTTTTTGCGGCCTTGAAGCTTTGGATTCAGGACATTAAGTGTCTCAAAAAAGTCAGACAAATAAGCCaagtaaaagatatttttatcatctgtaaatcttctgtGAAGATCTTCTTGTTTTGAAGTCAATAACAAAATTTCAACTTCTGACTTTAAATTGAATAATCTTGCAAGCATATTTCCTTTGAATAACCACCGGACTTCTGTGTGAAACAGGAGGGTTTCCTGATCACTATTCAGTTCTTGACATAGTGTCCGAAAGAGCCTAGTGTTTAATGCGCTGGATTTGATGTGGTTAACTATTTTAATTGCTAAGTTTAATGTGACGCTGAGAGGTTCAAGTAAAGTCTGACTAGCTAAAGCTTGTCTGTGAATAATGCAGTGAGAACGAATTATCCTAGGGTTCTTCTTTTTTGCCAATTCCATAATTCCAGATCGACATCCTGTCATGGCTTGGACCCCATTAGTACATATGCCAATTACTTTCTCCCACGGAAATTCACTGATTACTAAAAAAATCTTCAAGAGCAGAAAATATGTCAATGACTTTAGTTGCTGTTTCAAGAGATgttgaaaacaatatttcctCCAGGAACCGTTTTCTGTCAATAATTGGACAGTAAAACAATAACTGTGCATGCTTTGAATTATCAGTTGTTTCGTCACACTGCAAAGAAAATCCAGAGACATGTCATCAATTCTACGTTTTACTGTGTCGTTTGAGAGAAaaattttttctactttcttaCAACTGTCTTCACTAAGTACGGTACTACAAGCAGTAAGTAAACAAGGTTTAATTAGTGAGTAACCAATAGTATATGGTTTCTTGTCTTTAACTACCAAAAGTGCTATTTTGTATAATGCTTCCACAGCTTTCTCATTTTCAATACGAAAATTTGCAGTAGAGCCTTTGAGCCTAGATCTGAGCCTTTATCTTTCAAAGAAAAATGGTTTGAGCCTAGATCTGAGCCTTTATCTTTCAAAGAAAAATGGTTTGATTAGATGCCGTTCCACACGTCCGGGGCGCATTGCATCATTACTAAGAACAGCATGGCAGTTGACACACTGAGGTAAATGGTTGCCGTTTTTCTCCATAAAGATAAAACCATACTTGATATAATCGTCTGAATACAATCTTTTCTTTGGAAGTGACTTAGCCATTTTCAAAGCTGTTACACAACACTATGAAATAATTCACAAACAATCACACTGTTATTAAATAACGATTACACTGATTGCTACAAACAGCACACAGACGCTGTCGACTGAGACTGACGTTtgaataaagaaatatttctaaacaaaataaaaatacgaaatacaaaatattttgttttttaacaaaatatatatttttaattttaatctttttCTTTGTACCCTCACGCCTCCCCTGAAATTCTCTCACGCCCATGGGGGCGCATACCCCAGGTTGAGAACCACTgttgtagtgctttatgatatacaatgttttttgtttgactacctggtgaatatacaaacaaatttgttggttttccaacacgggaacaggcaacatacaattgaccatatgagaaacatgggttttctagattaataccacaaacacctaatgattgcccctgAGACTTATTTATGATCATAGCAAAATcaagccgcactggaaactgtagtcgtttaaattcaaatggtacatcactcggaatcattgggatgcgtggtatcaaaacgtcttctcctttatactttccgttcagtatagttgcttctatcacgttgttcaataatttttttatcgctaaccgtgtgccgttgTAAAGATGTGGTTGatatatttctcaacattataactaccgatccaaccgTTATTTAAAGATTATGAGGTGGCAATCCTGGTcaatccagcgagtttaaaaattcaggtgGATAGTTAACCACATCATCTTGATAAGTAaccgaatcaactgatttatatatcaaTTCATCAATCAATCAATTTCAATTCGCCTgaaatttgttcttgaattttgaaatttaattcatttacatctatgtttttagcagccaatatagcccgttcgctcGACCAATCAtagtttctgtaattttgagcaacatctggaaacaccttttgaataagttcatcttttgatcgagttaactaacaaaaactttaacaaaattaatgcaaccagtcaaggtgtctataagaaatttgccattaccaatgtcaatgagttgtttagagaatatgtctccagattggtcaGTTTGCAACTTGACACGCATATTCTTacttaagtgtaataccttgactTGTTCTCACAAATTGGATGACTTTAAACAGgcattgagttcatcagctggcattgatcgtggaatcactggcaatgtttgatgataatctcctgctaataaaatcattgcaccaccaaatgGGTTATAATTGCTCCGTAGATCTTACCTTGTtccgtgttggaaaaccatcagatttgtttgtatgttcaccaggtaatcaaacaaaaaacattgtatatcataaagcactataataaaaataaaacagatttttgttaataattatgattcacttgatttacaataaagcgattactgaaaatacttacgttttatttcattattctttattacataggttattaaccctatgttaataataataatattaataaataattaattatctctatgttttgtcattgaagcacccactttataaaaatttgtcacctttaggttcccactatccctttagattatttttcaatccgatttgaaccttaagttcccctcttagtttgaagccctcaaGCAGACATTACAGTCGgagtttttagtgggtccaaaagggtggccaaaatTCGTTggagcgaagatacttaggttacccgagctgaccctcacacaccgccctatcatcatggtgacggttctatTTAggagaaataaactgccacaatccaaatctatttaacagaacgatgtctgtcgggtccgctagtaatttaatataaactttattgaacagcaataaagttcaaattgactctacatttagttagatgtatgggaaaaagatttatggaaaaaatttatttttatttatttatttataaaagattttatttatttatggaaaaaaGATCATTGCAGATCTATTTCTAAGTAATAACTACATTAATGTTTTCTGGGA from the Diabrotica undecimpunctata isolate CICGRU chromosome 1, icDiaUnde3, whole genome shotgun sequence genome contains:
- the LOC140432628 gene encoding protein FAM200A-like, coding for MTGCRSGIMELAKKKNPRIIRSHCIIHRQALASQTLLEPLSVTLNLAIKIVNHIKSSALNTRLFRTLCQELNSDQETLLFHTEVRWLFKGNMLARLFNLKSEVEILLLTSKQEDLHRRFTDDKNIFYLAYLSDFFETLNVLNPKLQGRKNLLNTYDAIKGVIEKISLWQRRLYSSKPNISSFPKLNDLLNDIQTLPLHLVSDLKDVISRHLEELKNQIRKYFSDVSSKNWEFKLTRDPFHIDVEILQEQAIDLKCNSQAKSDFANMDLEEFCLIYFPVYPEVALVSAMLLVQFSSTYLCESSFSALAYIK